In the genome of Rhizobium etli 8C-3, one region contains:
- the nagA gene encoding N-acetylglucosamine-6-phosphate deacetylase, whose amino-acid sequence MPRKIFTGARIFDGERFHDEKALIVTNGRVEAIVPCNGLPEGETISLDGGVLSAGFVDAQVNGGGGRMLNDEPSAASMYIIADGHRRYGTTALLPTLITDTADATAAAIEAAKDAVKTNRGVAGLHLEGPHLAPARKGAHLAELMRPVDDKDVRAFIQAREAIGTLLVTMAVEQVTVAQVRELSGAGIIVSIGHSDCSSEAAEERFDAGARGVTHLFNAMSQMGHRAPGLVGAAIDHPSTWCGIIADGHHVDPKALRTALRAKRGEGKLFFVTDAMSLVGSSKDSFMLNGRTVRREKGGFCSKLVLSDGTLAGSDVDMASSIRYGVTYLDLTLAEALRMATLYPARFLRLDGYGHLSPGARADLVHLTDTIEVAATWIDGQAA is encoded by the coding sequence ATGCCTCGTAAGATCTTCACAGGTGCCCGGATCTTCGACGGCGAGAGGTTCCACGACGAAAAGGCGCTGATCGTTACAAATGGCCGGGTCGAGGCCATCGTCCCGTGCAACGGCTTGCCCGAAGGCGAGACGATCTCGCTCGACGGCGGTGTGCTTTCGGCAGGTTTCGTCGATGCGCAGGTGAATGGCGGCGGCGGGCGCATGCTCAACGATGAGCCGTCCGCAGCCTCGATGTATATCATTGCTGACGGTCACCGGCGCTACGGCACGACGGCGCTGCTTCCGACGCTGATCACCGATACGGCAGATGCGACGGCGGCCGCGATCGAGGCAGCGAAGGATGCGGTTAAAACCAATCGCGGCGTGGCCGGTCTTCATCTGGAGGGTCCGCATCTGGCGCCAGCCCGCAAGGGCGCGCATCTGGCCGAACTGATGCGCCCGGTCGATGACAAGGATGTCAGAGCTTTCATCCAAGCCCGCGAGGCAATCGGTACGCTGCTCGTGACGATGGCGGTCGAACAGGTGACGGTGGCTCAAGTCCGCGAACTGAGCGGGGCTGGCATTATCGTCAGCATCGGTCATTCGGATTGTTCGAGCGAAGCTGCAGAAGAGCGTTTCGATGCTGGTGCACGCGGCGTCACCCATCTTTTCAATGCCATGAGCCAGATGGGGCACCGCGCGCCCGGTCTGGTTGGCGCGGCGATCGACCATCCGTCGACGTGGTGCGGGATAATCGCCGATGGCCACCACGTCGATCCAAAAGCGCTGCGGACTGCACTTCGCGCCAAGCGCGGGGAGGGCAAGCTGTTCTTCGTGACCGATGCCATGTCGCTGGTTGGCTCCAGCAAGGATAGCTTCATGCTGAACGGCCGCACCGTACGGCGTGAAAAGGGGGGCTTCTGCTCGAAGCTGGTGCTTTCGGACGGCACGCTTGCCGGATCGGATGTCGATATGGCGTCGAGCATCCGCTATGGTGTCACCTATCTAGATCTGACGCTTGCCGAGGCGCTGCGCATGGCAACACTCTATCCGGCCCGGTTTCTCCGGCTCGATGGATACGGCCATCTTTCGCCGGGAGCACGCGCCGACCTCGTGCATCTGACGGATACGATCGAAGTCGCCGCCACCTGGATCGACGGCCAAGCGGCCTGA
- a CDS encoding aldose epimerase family protein has protein sequence MSEKLEREVFGTTKDGETVHRVEIRGGGLTARIMSWGAVIQDLRLDGHDAPLMLGFDDFASYPSHSSYFGATPGRCANRIGGGKFTLDGRAHQLELNEKGVSHLHGGSDNIAKRNWTIVEHDVDYVVLKIVDPDGRAGYPGNCTVQATYRVHGNGEFSVVYETTTDRPTLANVCQHAYFNLDGREDALGHDIMIAADHYLPTDEKQIPTGEVRNVEGTVFDFREMAPMKRFDERGEQVLYDHNFCLSTERTAKRSVALARSVNSGVSLEVRTTEPGVQFYAGFKLDVAVAGIGGRKYGPFAGFCLETQVWPDAVNHEGFPNAVLRPGEVLRQETDYIFTKS, from the coding sequence ATGTCGGAAAAGCTTGAACGGGAAGTTTTCGGAACGACGAAGGATGGCGAAACCGTCCATCGTGTCGAAATCAGGGGCGGCGGCCTTACAGCCAGGATCATGTCTTGGGGGGCAGTCATCCAGGATCTCCGGCTCGACGGCCATGATGCGCCTCTCATGCTCGGCTTCGACGACTTTGCCAGCTATCCGTCACATTCCTCCTATTTTGGTGCAACGCCCGGCCGCTGTGCCAACCGCATCGGCGGCGGCAAGTTTACCCTCGACGGCAGGGCCCATCAGCTCGAGCTCAATGAAAAGGGCGTTTCGCATCTGCATGGCGGCAGCGACAATATCGCCAAGCGCAACTGGACGATTGTCGAACACGATGTTGATTATGTCGTCTTGAAGATCGTCGATCCGGACGGTCGCGCAGGCTATCCAGGCAACTGCACGGTCCAGGCAACCTACCGTGTGCATGGCAATGGCGAGTTTTCTGTGGTCTACGAGACGACCACCGACCGGCCGACGCTCGCCAATGTCTGCCAGCACGCCTATTTCAATCTCGACGGCCGCGAAGATGCGCTCGGCCACGACATCATGATCGCTGCCGATCATTATCTACCGACTGACGAGAAGCAAATCCCGACCGGCGAGGTCCGAAACGTCGAAGGTACGGTTTTCGACTTCCGCGAAATGGCCCCGATGAAGCGATTCGATGAACGCGGCGAGCAGGTGCTTTACGATCACAATTTCTGCCTTTCGACGGAACGCACGGCCAAGCGCTCCGTCGCACTGGCGCGCAGCGTCAATTCCGGTGTCTCGCTTGAGGTTAGAACCACCGAACCGGGCGTGCAATTCTATGCGGGATTCAAGCTCGACGTAGCGGTAGCAGGCATCGGCGGTCGGAAATACGGGCCGTTCGCCGGTTTCTGCCTCGAAACGCAGGTCTGGCCGGATGCGGTCAATCACGAGGGCTTTCCGAACGCGGTGCTGCGCCCAGGCGAGGTGTTGCGGCAGGAAACGGACTACATCTTCACGAAAAGCTGA
- a CDS encoding SIS domain-containing protein, with the protein MSENQSLMLKEAGQSPDVVATLLQKEKPVFAEIAKLFFPVRPSVVTTAARGSSDHAATFFKYLFEITAGIPVASVGPSIASVYGTALQLKGGVHFTVSQSGASPDIVALQDAAKRGGATTIAVVNVTDSPLAKQADIVVGLNAGAEKSVAATKSFIASAAALAGVTAAIGGTADLQASLERLPEALSATAGIDTTAAEDVLFNATSLYTAGRGPAFAIALEAALKAKETSGLHAEAFSLAELMHGPMRLVQPGFPIVAFLPDDAAYANNVQALERLQKLGATTVPFSAQPLSGVNLRVPTTGNGLIDPLVSLLVYYRLIESVTRRKGFDPDKPANLLKVTETI; encoded by the coding sequence ATGAGTGAGAACCAGTCGCTTATGCTTAAGGAGGCGGGCCAGTCGCCGGACGTCGTCGCGACGCTCCTTCAAAAGGAGAAGCCGGTTTTCGCCGAAATCGCCAAGCTGTTTTTTCCGGTTCGCCCGAGCGTGGTGACGACGGCAGCGCGCGGCTCTTCGGACCATGCTGCAACCTTCTTCAAATATCTGTTCGAAATCACTGCCGGTATTCCCGTGGCTTCCGTCGGCCCGTCGATCGCTTCGGTCTATGGCACGGCGCTGCAGTTGAAGGGGGGCGTCCACTTCACGGTTTCGCAATCCGGCGCCAGCCCGGATATCGTCGCCCTTCAGGATGCTGCCAAACGCGGCGGCGCGACGACGATCGCCGTTGTGAACGTCACCGACAGCCCGCTTGCAAAGCAGGCAGATATCGTTGTGGGACTCAATGCGGGTGCGGAAAAGAGTGTCGCCGCGACCAAGTCCTTCATCGCCTCGGCTGCCGCGCTCGCCGGTGTGACGGCTGCGATTGGCGGTACGGCGGATCTGCAAGCCTCACTGGAGAGGTTGCCGGAGGCTCTGTCGGCGACTGCTGGTATCGATACGACTGCCGCAGAAGACGTGCTCTTCAATGCAACCTCGCTTTATACGGCAGGCCGCGGGCCAGCTTTTGCGATCGCGCTCGAGGCCGCGCTGAAAGCCAAGGAAACCTCCGGCCTTCACGCGGAAGCCTTCTCGCTGGCTGAACTGATGCATGGCCCCATGCGCCTCGTGCAGCCGGGTTTCCCGATCGTCGCCTTCCTGCCAGACGACGCGGCCTATGCCAACAACGTCCAGGCACTCGAGCGACTACAGAAGCTCGGCGCAACGACGGTACCATTTTCGGCCCAGCCGCTTTCCGGCGTCAATCTGCGCGTGCCGACGACAGGCAACGGCCTCATCGATCCGCTCGTGTCGCTTCTCGTCTATTATCGCCTGATCGAGTCCGTTACGCGCCGCAAAGGTTTCGATCCAGACAAGCCGGCGAACCTGCTCAAAGTCACGGAGACGATATGA
- the epmA gene encoding EF-P lysine aminoacylase EpmA yields MNLTGAKASPWWTPSVHADRRPFLIGRNAIQAALRSHFARKDFIEVDPATLQVSPGNEAHLHAFATEALTTDGQAAASLYLHTSPEFACKKLLAAGEQRIACFAHVYRNRERGPFHHPEFTMLEWYRAGESYETLMTDCLQVLALAAETVKAPKLIYRGAETDPFAGPERISVADAFERYAGIALLASVAADGSTDREYLACELRRNGMRVSADDGWADLFSRVLVEKIEPHLGFGRVTILDEYPVSEAALARPSARDPRVAERFELYACGVELANGFGELTNAAEQRRRFELEMAEKARVYGERYPLDEDFLDALSIMPEASGIALGFDRLVMLATGASRIDQVLWAPVAEYR; encoded by the coding sequence ATGAACCTTACCGGCGCCAAAGCGTCTCCTTGGTGGACCCCCAGCGTTCACGCGGACCGCCGCCCGTTCCTGATTGGACGGAACGCGATCCAGGCGGCGCTGCGCAGCCACTTCGCGCGCAAGGATTTCATCGAGGTGGATCCGGCGACGCTGCAGGTTTCGCCCGGCAACGAGGCGCATCTGCACGCTTTTGCAACCGAGGCGCTGACGACGGACGGGCAGGCGGCGGCATCTCTTTACCTGCACACCTCGCCGGAATTTGCCTGCAAGAAGCTGCTCGCAGCCGGTGAGCAGCGCATCGCCTGCTTTGCACATGTCTATCGCAACCGCGAACGCGGCCCATTCCACCATCCCGAATTCACGATGCTGGAATGGTATCGCGCCGGCGAAAGCTATGAAACGCTGATGACGGATTGCCTGCAGGTCCTGGCGCTTGCCGCCGAAACCGTGAAGGCGCCGAAGTTGATCTATCGGGGCGCCGAAACCGACCCATTCGCCGGACCTGAACGCATCAGCGTCGCAGATGCATTCGAGCGCTATGCGGGCATCGCCCTGTTGGCGTCGGTCGCCGCCGATGGCTCCACGGATCGAGAATATCTGGCTTGCGAACTGCGCCGGAATGGCATGCGCGTTTCAGCCGACGACGGCTGGGCCGATCTCTTCAGCCGCGTCCTGGTTGAGAAAATAGAACCGCACCTCGGTTTCGGCCGCGTGACCATTCTGGATGAGTACCCGGTTTCGGAGGCGGCACTCGCCCGTCCCTCGGCGCGCGATCCGCGGGTTGCGGAACGTTTCGAGCTCTATGCCTGCGGTGTTGAACTGGCGAACGGCTTCGGCGAACTCACCAACGCGGCAGAACAACGCCGCCGCTTTGAGCTCGAGATGGCAGAGAAGGCGCGCGTTTATGGCGAACGCTACCCGTTAGACGAAGATTTTCTCGATGCGCTTTCGATCATGCCCGAGGCAAGCGGCATCGCGCTCGGCTTCGACCGGCTGGTCATGCTGGCGACAGGAGCATCGCGCATCGACCAAGTGCTCTGGGCGCCGGTTGCGGAGTATCGCTGA
- a CDS encoding ABC transporter ATP-binding protein/permease has translation MADDVEGRPSIQGQDRVGFELSLGYRLKLMFAAFWDSKVRGRILLLASILLAVILATAYGQVILNRWNAPFYDSLQRRDVGEFFHQLQVFALIAGSLLLMNVGQAWLNQMTALYMREGLTRDLVDHWLKRKRALRLASTGLIGVNPDQRLHEDARNLAESTTGLTLGLIQSTILLVSFIGVLWELSSGFVFHFRTYAFAIPGYMVWAAIFYAASASILSQIVGRKLVILNADRFSKEAELRFSLMHANENMPAITVARGEENERRRINEDITSVLAILKRLTMANTNLTWVSAGYGWLVIVVPIIVAAPAYFSGSLTFGELMMSVGAFNQVNTALRWYVANFAAIAEWRATLMRVTDFRHALHGMDEPINPKNAIAYEDNADTLTLKNLMIAAKLGEEIDLCGGFAVRETDVTIRAGEKVMINGDHNVNRKLLFQALAGLWPCGSGKIGLPPTDGMLFVPEVAYVPGGTLREALSFPEPVDTYKSEDVEAALKKAGLGHLIARLDRRARWDKILDSDEQKAIGFARLLLARPRWIIFDEVLEGLEPEWQSTLMALLTTLSDSTMIYIGRSEAYLETFNPRTLHLHPLAAKIDQPALPAAGTGTAHAPAPVV, from the coding sequence ATGGCAGACGACGTCGAAGGCAGGCCGAGCATTCAAGGGCAGGATAGAGTAGGTTTCGAACTCAGCCTCGGATACCGCCTGAAACTGATGTTCGCGGCATTCTGGGATTCCAAAGTCCGCGGAAGGATTCTGCTTCTCGCCTCGATTCTGCTCGCCGTAATTCTGGCGACGGCCTATGGCCAGGTCATCTTGAACCGCTGGAACGCGCCGTTCTACGATTCCCTGCAGCGCCGCGACGTTGGCGAATTCTTCCATCAGCTCCAGGTCTTCGCGCTGATTGCCGGTTCGCTATTGCTCATGAACGTCGGCCAGGCGTGGCTCAACCAGATGACCGCGCTTTATATGCGCGAAGGGCTGACCCGTGACCTCGTGGATCATTGGCTGAAGCGCAAGCGTGCGCTGCGTCTCGCCTCAACCGGCCTGATCGGCGTAAACCCGGATCAGCGGCTGCATGAAGACGCCCGCAATCTTGCAGAAAGCACGACCGGCCTGACGCTCGGCCTCATCCAGTCGACGATCCTGCTCGTCAGTTTCATCGGCGTTCTCTGGGAGCTTTCGAGCGGTTTCGTCTTCCATTTTCGCACCTACGCCTTTGCCATTCCGGGCTATATGGTCTGGGCCGCGATCTTCTATGCGGCATCCGCCTCGATCCTCAGCCAGATCGTCGGCCGAAAGCTGGTGATATTGAATGCCGACCGCTTCTCCAAGGAAGCGGAGCTTCGCTTTTCGCTCATGCATGCCAACGAGAACATGCCGGCGATTACCGTGGCCCGCGGCGAGGAAAACGAACGTCGGCGGATCAATGAGGATATCACTTCGGTACTTGCCATCCTGAAGCGCCTGACCATGGCCAACACCAACCTCACCTGGGTTTCTGCCGGCTACGGCTGGCTGGTCATCGTCGTCCCGATCATCGTCGCGGCTCCCGCCTATTTTTCGGGGAGCCTGACCTTCGGCGAGTTGATGATGTCCGTCGGCGCCTTCAACCAGGTCAATACCGCCCTGCGCTGGTATGTTGCTAATTTCGCCGCGATCGCCGAGTGGCGCGCGACGCTGATGCGCGTGACGGATTTCCGCCATGCCTTGCACGGCATGGACGAGCCCATCAATCCGAAGAATGCGATCGCCTACGAGGATAACGCGGATACGCTAACCCTGAAGAATCTCATGATCGCCGCCAAGCTCGGCGAAGAGATCGATCTGTGCGGCGGCTTTGCCGTCCGCGAGACGGATGTCACGATCAGGGCCGGCGAGAAGGTCATGATCAACGGCGATCACAATGTGAACCGCAAGCTGCTGTTCCAGGCGCTTGCCGGCCTCTGGCCCTGCGGCAGCGGCAAGATAGGGTTGCCGCCCACCGACGGGATGCTTTTCGTTCCAGAGGTGGCCTATGTGCCCGGTGGCACGTTGCGCGAAGCGCTGTCCTTTCCCGAACCGGTGGACACCTACAAGAGCGAGGACGTCGAAGCAGCGCTCAAGAAAGCCGGCCTTGGCCACCTCATTGCGCGTCTCGATAGACGGGCCCGCTGGGACAAGATACTTGACTCCGATGAGCAGAAGGCGATCGGCTTTGCCCGCCTGCTGCTGGCGCGGCCGCGCTGGATCATCTTCGACGAAGTGCTGGAGGGCCTTGAGCCGGAATGGCAATCAACCCTGATGGCACTGCTGACGACGCTGTCCGATTCCACCATGATTTATATCGGACGGTCTGAGGCCTACCTCGAAACCTTCAATCCACGTACATTGCATTTGCATCCACTGGCGGCCAAGATCGACCAGCCGGCCCTTCCGGCAGCGGGAACTGGCACGGCACACGCACCTGCGCCGGTCGTTTGA
- a CDS encoding GntR family transcriptional regulator has product MDRTSLIAELDARSLRDETMTGPLYKRLALALTGLIQEGLLKPGAALPGERDLAEALKLGRVTVRTAYRHLMSSGALESRHGSGTFVSSKVERMEQPLWRLSSFSADMRSRGRLPAARILSRTINSPSPEESFLLGLGQDEAVLRLDRLRLADGLPLAIERAVVPVKFLGGNAGGEGSLYDALAANGHKPVRALQRLTAVTLDPSSASMLNVKTGAPALLIERISRLEDQRVVEYTRSHYRGDAYDFVAELKIGDDQ; this is encoded by the coding sequence ATGGATAGAACCAGTCTGATAGCGGAGCTCGATGCCCGCAGTCTACGCGACGAAACGATGACGGGACCGCTTTACAAGCGGCTGGCACTGGCGTTGACAGGTCTCATTCAGGAAGGTCTTCTCAAACCGGGTGCAGCCCTTCCCGGAGAGCGCGATCTTGCCGAAGCCCTGAAACTCGGCCGCGTGACGGTGCGAACCGCCTATCGTCATCTGATGAGCTCCGGCGCATTGGAATCGCGTCACGGCAGCGGTACCTTCGTTTCCAGTAAGGTGGAGCGCATGGAGCAACCGCTCTGGCGTCTTTCGTCTTTCTCTGCCGACATGCGCTCACGTGGCCGTTTGCCGGCGGCAAGGATATTGTCCCGCACGATCAATTCGCCCTCGCCGGAAGAATCCTTCCTTCTCGGACTTGGGCAGGATGAGGCCGTTCTGCGGCTGGATCGTCTGCGCCTGGCGGATGGTTTGCCGCTGGCGATCGAGCGGGCGGTTGTGCCGGTCAAGTTCCTCGGCGGCAATGCCGGTGGTGAGGGATCGCTTTACGATGCGCTGGCCGCAAACGGCCACAAGCCGGTGCGTGCGCTGCAGCGGCTGACCGCCGTGACGCTCGATCCTTCATCAGCCTCGATGCTGAACGTAAAGACCGGCGCGCCGGCGCTCCTGATCGAACGGATTTCGCGCCTGGAAGACCAGCGCGTCGTTGAATACACCCGTTCGCACTACCGAGGCGATGCCTATGATTTCGTGGCCGAACTGAAAATTGGAGATGATCAATGA
- the efp gene encoding elongation factor P, with protein MVKVIASSVRKGNVLDVDGKLYVVLTAQNFHPGKGTPVTQVDMRRIVDGVKVSERWRTTEQVERAFVEDVNFQYLYEDGEGFHFMNPATYDQVVVDNEIMGDQKAYLQEGMTCILSIHEGIPLAIELPRHVTLEITETEPVVKGQTASSSYKPAMLSNGVRTMVPPHINAGTRVVIATEDNSYVERAKD; from the coding sequence ATGGTCAAGGTCATCGCCTCTTCGGTCCGCAAGGGCAACGTTCTCGACGTGGACGGCAAACTCTACGTCGTTCTCACTGCGCAGAACTTTCACCCCGGCAAGGGTACGCCGGTCACCCAGGTCGACATGCGCCGCATCGTCGACGGCGTGAAGGTTTCCGAGCGCTGGCGCACGACCGAGCAGGTCGAGCGCGCCTTCGTTGAGGATGTGAACTTCCAATATCTTTATGAAGACGGCGAAGGTTTCCACTTCATGAATCCGGCTACCTACGATCAGGTCGTCGTCGACAACGAGATAATGGGAGACCAGAAGGCCTACCTCCAGGAAGGCATGACCTGCATTCTGTCGATCCATGAAGGCATTCCGCTGGCAATCGAGCTGCCGCGCCACGTCACGCTCGAGATCACCGAGACGGAACCCGTCGTCAAGGGCCAGACGGCGTCTTCCTCCTACAAGCCAGCGATGCTTTCGAACGGCGTGCGCACCATGGTGCCGCCGCATATCAACGCGGGCACGCGCGTCGTCATCGCAACGGAAGACAATTCATACGTCGAACGCGCCAAGGATTGA
- a CDS encoding SIS domain-containing protein has translation MTAVTDAYFSDLIGRLEALKASLAEPMAKAAEVVLEAALHDQRVYVFGTGHSHMLAEEVHYRAGGLAFTVPVLIGSAMLHEGAVISSVYERTQGLVRPVLERYGMQPGDVIIIASNSGVNAAPIEAADYGREIGAKVIAITSVAYSSAIANGRRRLADIADVVLDNGLPPGDAVLDLAGNGLKVGPVSTAVGATVLNAIFAEVASTLSKSGDAPVYLSANMPGAADVNQRLVKKYRPRNPHL, from the coding sequence ATGACGGCCGTTACGGATGCCTATTTCTCAGACCTGATCGGTCGTCTTGAGGCTTTGAAGGCAAGCCTTGCCGAACCCATGGCAAAGGCCGCAGAAGTCGTTCTCGAGGCTGCGCTTCACGACCAGCGCGTTTACGTCTTCGGCACGGGCCATTCGCATATGCTGGCCGAGGAGGTGCATTATCGCGCCGGCGGTCTTGCCTTCACCGTGCCGGTTCTTATCGGCTCGGCGATGCTGCATGAGGGGGCGGTCATCAGCTCGGTCTATGAACGCACGCAAGGCCTCGTTCGGCCGGTGCTCGAGCGCTACGGCATGCAGCCAGGCGACGTCATCATCATTGCTTCGAATTCGGGTGTGAATGCCGCACCAATCGAGGCTGCAGATTATGGCCGCGAGATCGGCGCCAAGGTGATCGCTATCACCTCGGTTGCCTATTCGAGCGCGATTGCCAATGGCCGCCGGCGGCTGGCAGATATCGCCGATGTCGTGCTGGATAACGGATTGCCGCCAGGCGATGCCGTGCTCGATCTGGCTGGAAACGGTCTCAAGGTGGGCCCCGTGTCGACGGCTGTCGGAGCAACAGTGCTCAACGCAATCTTTGCCGAAGTTGCCTCGACGCTGTCGAAGTCCGGCGACGCGCCGGTCTATCTCAGCGCCAACATGCCGGGAGCTGCGGATGTCAATCAGCGCCTCGTGAAAAAGTACCGGCCGCGCAACCCGCATCTATAG
- the metA gene encoding homoserine O-acetyltransferase MetA, whose translation MPIKIPDTLPAFETLVHEGVRVMTETAAIRQDIRPLQIGLLNLMPNKVKTELQMARLVGASPLQVELSLVRIGNHRAKNTSEDHLLAFYQTWEEVRHRKFDGFIITGAPIETLPYEDVTYWTEMKKIFDWTETNVHSSMNVCWGAMAAIYHFHKVPKYELKEKAFGVYRHKNLKPSSVYLNGFSDNFEVPVSRWTEVRRADIDRSETLEVLMESDEMGVCLVHEEKGKRLYMFNHVEYDSTSLSDEYFRDVNAGVPIKMPHNYFPHNDPSLAPQNRWRSHAHLLFGNWINEIYQTTPYNLDEIGTRK comes from the coding sequence ATGCCCATCAAGATCCCCGATACTCTGCCCGCTTTCGAGACCCTCGTTCATGAGGGCGTGCGGGTGATGACCGAAACGGCGGCGATCCGTCAGGATATCCGCCCTTTGCAGATCGGGCTTCTCAATCTCATGCCGAACAAGGTCAAGACGGAGTTGCAGATGGCGCGCCTTGTGGGCGCTTCGCCGCTTCAGGTGGAGCTCTCGCTGGTCCGCATTGGAAACCATCGGGCCAAGAACACATCCGAAGACCACCTGCTCGCCTTCTACCAGACCTGGGAGGAGGTAAGGCATCGCAAGTTCGACGGCTTCATCATCACTGGCGCGCCGATCGAAACCCTGCCTTACGAGGACGTGACCTACTGGACGGAGATGAAGAAGATCTTCGATTGGACCGAGACGAACGTTCACTCGAGCATGAATGTCTGCTGGGGCGCAATGGCGGCAATCTACCATTTCCATAAGGTTCCGAAATACGAGCTGAAGGAAAAGGCCTTCGGTGTCTATCGGCACAAGAACCTCAAGCCTTCATCCGTCTACCTCAATGGCTTTTCCGACAATTTCGAAGTGCCCGTATCGCGCTGGACCGAGGTCCGGCGCGCCGATATCGACAGATCCGAAACCCTCGAAGTCCTCATGGAATCCGATGAGATGGGCGTGTGCCTCGTGCATGAGGAAAAAGGCAAGCGGCTCTACATGTTCAATCATGTTGAATACGATTCAACATCGCTTTCCGACGAATATTTCCGTGACGTGAATGCCGGCGTGCCGATCAAGATGCCGCATAACTATTTCCCGCATAACGATCCGTCGCTTGCGCCGCAGAACCGCTGGCGCAGCCATGCGCATCTGCTCTTCGGCAATTGGATCAATGAAATCTACCAGACGACGCCCTATAATCTCGACGAGATCGGTACAAGAAAGTGA